The following coding sequences are from one Wenzhouxiangella sp. AB-CW3 window:
- a CDS encoding type II toxin-antitoxin system PrlF family antitoxin — protein sequence MPSIREEATLTSKGQITLPKSIRQALGVTAGAKISFELRGDKVIVTRGTHAEHEDPAIGAFLAVLEADIRQGSHVGALPEDLAQAMLANLGHEVDLDEDIKGAVSL from the coding sequence ATGCCAAGCATTCGTGAAGAAGCCACCCTCACTTCAAAGGGGCAGATTACCTTGCCGAAGTCGATCCGGCAGGCTTTGGGCGTGACCGCGGGCGCCAAGATCTCCTTCGAGCTGCGGGGCGATAAAGTGATCGTCACCCGTGGTACTCATGCAGAACACGAGGACCCGGCCATAGGGGCTTTTCTTGCAGTGCTGGAGGCTGATATTCGCCAGGGCTCGCATGTTGGCGCCCTGCCGGAGGATCTCGCCCAGGCCATGCTGGCCAATTTGGGGCACGAAGTAGACCTGGATGAGGACATTAAGGGCGCGGTCAGTCTTTAA
- a CDS encoding type II toxin-antitoxin system YhaV family toxin — translation MRRHGWILLFHDCIVKQLQKVYEASERARRKDPEGYQGNANVRLFRALTHLMLEAIPSEPGRDEYRQGNTLGPAFRHWRRAKVGRRFRLFYRYDSRSRTIVFAWVNDQQSLRAVGSKSDPYAVFRKMLMRGNPPDDWKTLVEASRADWKM, via the coding sequence ATGCGGCGCCACGGCTGGATACTCTTGTTTCACGACTGCATCGTGAAGCAGTTGCAGAAAGTGTATGAGGCCAGCGAGCGGGCACGGCGCAAGGATCCGGAGGGCTACCAGGGCAATGCCAACGTCCGGCTGTTCCGGGCGCTGACGCACCTGATGCTGGAGGCTATTCCTTCTGAACCGGGGCGTGATGAATATCGCCAGGGCAACACGTTGGGCCCGGCATTTCGTCACTGGCGACGAGCCAAGGTTGGAAGGCGTTTCCGGCTATTCTACCGATACGATTCCAGGTCCAGAACAATCGTGTTCGCCTGGGTCAATGACCAGCAGTCCCTGCGCGCGGTTGGCAGCAAGTCCGATCCGTATGCGGTATTCCGGAAGATGCTCATGCGCGGCAATCCCCCTGATGATTGGAAAACGCTTGTGGAAGCGAGTCGGGCCGATTGGAAAATGTAG
- a CDS encoding addiction module antidote protein, with translation MGERIYDYDPAAALDSEEAISVFLADALETGDSAYVAKALGIVARAKGMSELARETGLSREQLYRSFSERGNPTLKTLLAVTRALGVDLTARPHGSTAVCERSPGRLE, from the coding sequence ATGGGTGAAAGAATATATGATTACGATCCGGCTGCTGCACTCGATAGTGAAGAGGCAATTTCTGTTTTTCTGGCAGATGCGCTGGAAACCGGTGACTCTGCGTATGTCGCCAAGGCATTGGGCATTGTCGCACGCGCGAAGGGCATGTCGGAACTGGCCCGGGAAACCGGACTGTCTCGTGAACAGTTGTATCGCTCTTTCAGCGAGCGAGGCAACCCTACACTGAAAACGCTCTTGGCTGTTACCCGCGCGTTGGGTGTCGACTTGACAGCACGGCCACACGGATCGACCGCGGTGTGCGAGCGTAGTCCGGGCCGATTGGAGTGA
- a CDS encoding glycosyltransferase, translating to MNLKEANQAYRASQYGAAMRSYLEALVASPGLASVLRQNIQMTRRKYLASVADGPLRVVVCGWSLTHNAAGRAHLLARLYGEFAEVELVGALFPKYGDGVWPPIAEGDIEPFVFRADDQRRFVEQAMALVAEHPCQVVHLSKPRMPNMLFGLLYKLIWGARVIVDVDDNELAFRRGGLKGEMDLDPATIAALPYPDRLAGPKWTDVAVRLVSLFDGVTVSNPVLEGWYGGTVIRHARCEREFDPARVDRLAVRKKYGLPDGQRIVLFLGTPRPHKGLVETAQALARLGRDDVMMLVVGSFDADARTVQRQLNGVSGVEIRFLDDQPLSAAPELVACADVCLALQHPDSDVTNAQVPAKLSDALAMGRPALVVRNPAFADLPLDEVALFTDLSDLDQVLDRALSDEWQNDERRARIRQVFLDEFSISVNTRRLRQVVASLPDEDDPRLQNYARRILPHFPHFPEGLLGPQAAPRRQPEGEGIAAGRLDEILDQDSREGLAQALEDSDRSIAEAEQHLAESGVKPLVSIIMPTHNRAAMIAEAIQSVLEQSWAHWELLVCDDASTDATAEVVAQFDDPRIQYLKLEKQGAAAARNRGLELARGEFIAYLDSDNMWRPGYLARMLWALIEQPGRSCAYADFLDYRVDRHGGIRIKSFRRPAFDHERLLDKNYIDLNSFMHRRELYDCFGGFTESLPRRQDYDLIIKYTWLRDPLHVTDIVTLYQRNENLEQLTVTAKHQNPLVERIVDANVAGYLADGLPPAGDPAVQRVTVISWDMSRNHFSKAFAVAEALSRDYDVQLVSFRFFEEEIFPPLAGVKPPFETVYLPGREFPDFFDAMRRALARISGDVIYVVKPRLPSLGLALLARHVYGTPIVLEINDLESVVQAPGRDRAEEAMPLDQARADDPQLDNPYSHRWSLLMEWAGKQLPVLTTHNRNIDAHFGHRCLYMRNPKDERVYDPARWDRDAIRRDLGFSRSDRVILFGGLIRKHKGIYELVELVKRLGDARYKLLFVGSRISPDQKRLVAEHGDRITVLPPQDREAMARINLAADLVVLWLNPDVPASHYQMPYKATDALAMGASIVANDISDLGELARQGYLHLAPFGDWAAIEQAIRRVFADRRQRRAMQEAGQRLFRRQFSYAAMRSGFELAARRALHENPEQEEVSEAFYDFFANFYRQRCLVDEDFALPGNVAGELAEAIATPSLDELDEPETLANLPEDGVVAVLPAVHRGRGLATARRLVARAGHRLKVLMVPVASESEAVEVVDKAVSILPFHYLLVVGEGGFTGVDWLKKALAVGEGGDGQVLALNGGQAPGECSSCVMLGRAWLEQLEESISQAENLAGWISGVQQRGAEDGVLAQVPEAVVYDLAAAEQELARFEPEQTDYSPAVGWFERLRAAVWRLLGLERGSEVPDIGLRRFRDDMTQSEALATGPRRFRGDMTESEASDAGLRRFRDDRNQSEPAGDGAHRFRDGGSESEVSGAGGGRLRDGIEVIDAEQLRRLERGSADDVVVIMPSINRRRAIATARHLAQRAGMPVRIVVVLDNRRRGFVDTLNRTARRITARYLVYLAEDAVAGQDWLKISHDELEGSGKGLLAFNCGKWHGRIAAFGMVRTEWVRKCYGNQVFHGGYRAHRADNELTVIARATDEFVYCPQALLLENDPGKLVLDQGVEQSHAADRRLFRQRFSRAFDGLAEAERLAVLEAEYIDPDRSRLQSNHCRVNT from the coding sequence GTGAACTTGAAGGAAGCCAACCAGGCCTACCGCGCCAGCCAGTACGGCGCGGCCATGCGCTCCTACCTGGAGGCGCTGGTCGCTAGCCCCGGGCTGGCCAGTGTGCTGCGCCAGAATATCCAGATGACCCGGCGCAAATACCTGGCCAGCGTGGCCGATGGGCCATTGCGAGTGGTGGTATGCGGCTGGAGCCTGACGCACAATGCGGCTGGACGGGCGCACTTGCTGGCCAGGCTCTATGGGGAGTTTGCCGAGGTGGAACTGGTCGGGGCGCTGTTTCCCAAGTATGGCGACGGGGTCTGGCCGCCGATTGCCGAGGGGGATATCGAGCCGTTCGTGTTTCGGGCCGATGATCAGCGCCGGTTTGTGGAACAGGCCATGGCGCTGGTGGCCGAGCATCCCTGCCAGGTGGTGCATCTTTCCAAGCCGCGCATGCCCAATATGCTGTTTGGCCTGCTCTACAAGCTGATCTGGGGCGCTCGGGTGATTGTCGATGTGGACGACAATGAACTGGCGTTTCGGCGTGGTGGCTTGAAAGGGGAGATGGATCTGGACCCGGCCACAATCGCGGCCCTGCCTTATCCGGATCGGCTTGCCGGTCCGAAGTGGACGGATGTGGCGGTCAGGCTCGTCTCCCTGTTTGATGGCGTGACGGTGTCCAACCCGGTGCTTGAGGGCTGGTATGGCGGCACGGTGATTCGGCATGCGCGTTGCGAGCGGGAGTTTGATCCTGCGCGGGTTGATCGTTTGGCCGTTCGCAAGAAATACGGTTTGCCGGACGGGCAGCGGATCGTGCTGTTTCTGGGCACGCCGCGGCCGCACAAGGGGTTGGTGGAAACCGCCCAGGCATTGGCTCGCCTGGGACGTGATGATGTAATGATGCTGGTGGTGGGCAGCTTTGATGCCGATGCCCGGACGGTTCAGCGGCAGTTGAACGGTGTGTCCGGGGTCGAGATTCGATTTCTGGATGACCAGCCGCTCTCGGCCGCGCCGGAACTGGTCGCTTGTGCCGATGTCTGCTTGGCGCTACAGCATCCCGACAGTGACGTGACCAACGCGCAGGTGCCGGCCAAGCTGAGCGATGCGCTGGCCATGGGCCGTCCGGCGCTGGTGGTGCGCAATCCGGCGTTTGCGGATTTGCCGCTGGATGAGGTTGCCTTGTTTACTGACCTTTCCGATCTCGACCAGGTGCTGGATCGGGCCTTGTCGGATGAGTGGCAGAACGATGAGCGGCGGGCGCGGATTCGCCAGGTGTTTCTGGACGAGTTTTCCATCTCGGTCAATACCCGGCGGCTGCGCCAGGTGGTGGCGTCCTTGCCGGACGAGGACGATCCGCGGCTTCAGAATTACGCACGTCGCATCCTGCCGCATTTCCCGCATTTTCCAGAGGGCCTGCTGGGGCCGCAGGCCGCGCCCAGGCGCCAGCCCGAAGGCGAAGGGATTGCCGCGGGCCGACTGGATGAGATCCTGGACCAGGACAGCCGCGAGGGGCTGGCGCAGGCGCTCGAAGACAGTGACCGCAGTATTGCCGAGGCCGAGCAGCATCTGGCCGAAAGTGGCGTGAAGCCGCTGGTATCGATCATCATGCCCACCCACAACCGGGCGGCGATGATTGCCGAGGCCATTCAGAGCGTGCTTGAGCAGTCCTGGGCGCACTGGGAGCTGTTGGTCTGTGATGATGCCAGCACGGATGCCACGGCTGAAGTGGTGGCGCAGTTCGACGACCCGCGCATTCAGTATCTCAAGCTGGAAAAACAGGGTGCGGCGGCGGCGCGCAACCGCGGGCTGGAACTGGCCCGCGGCGAGTTCATTGCCTATCTCGACAGCGACAACATGTGGCGGCCGGGGTACCTGGCGCGCATGCTGTGGGCGCTGATCGAGCAGCCGGGGCGTAGCTGTGCCTATGCCGATTTTCTTGATTACCGGGTGGATCGACACGGCGGCATTCGAATCAAGTCTTTTCGACGGCCGGCATTTGATCATGAACGATTGCTCGACAAGAACTACATCGATCTCAATTCGTTCATGCACCGGCGCGAGCTCTATGACTGCTTCGGCGGGTTTACCGAGTCGCTGCCGCGCCGGCAGGACTATGACCTGATCATCAAGTACACCTGGCTGCGCGATCCGCTGCATGTGACCGATATCGTCACGCTGTATCAGCGCAACGAGAACCTCGAACAACTGACGGTGACCGCCAAGCATCAGAATCCGCTGGTCGAGCGCATTGTCGATGCCAATGTGGCCGGCTACCTGGCCGACGGCCTGCCACCGGCCGGTGATCCTGCCGTGCAGCGGGTGACGGTGATTTCCTGGGACATGTCGCGCAACCACTTTTCCAAGGCCTTCGCCGTGGCCGAGGCGCTGTCGCGCGACTATGACGTGCAACTGGTGTCGTTCCGGTTTTTCGAGGAAGAGATCTTTCCGCCGCTGGCAGGCGTCAAGCCGCCGTTCGAGACGGTGTATCTGCCCGGGCGCGAGTTTCCGGACTTTTTCGATGCCATGCGCCGTGCGCTGGCTCGGATCAGCGGCGATGTAATCTACGTGGTCAAGCCGCGCCTGCCCAGTCTTGGCCTGGCGCTGCTGGCCCGGCATGTGTATGGCACGCCGATTGTGCTGGAGATCAATGATCTCGAATCGGTGGTGCAGGCGCCGGGCCGGGATCGCGCCGAGGAGGCCATGCCGCTGGATCAGGCCCGGGCCGATGATCCGCAACTGGACAACCCCTACAGCCATCGCTGGTCGCTGTTGATGGAGTGGGCGGGCAAGCAGTTGCCGGTATTGACTACGCACAATCGCAATATCGACGCGCATTTCGGTCATCGCTGCCTGTACATGCGCAACCCCAAGGACGAGCGCGTGTACGATCCGGCCCGCTGGGATCGCGACGCCATTCGGCGCGACCTGGGGTTTTCCCGGTCCGATCGGGTGATTCTGTTCGGCGGGCTGATTCGCAAGCACAAGGGCATTTACGAACTGGTCGAACTGGTCAAGCGCCTGGGTGATGCGCGCTACAAGCTGTTGTTTGTCGGCTCGCGCATTTCGCCGGATCAGAAGCGGCTGGTGGCCGAGCATGGTGATCGCATAACCGTGCTGCCGCCGCAGGACCGTGAGGCGATGGCGCGCATCAACCTGGCCGCCGACCTGGTGGTGCTTTGGCTCAATCCCGACGTGCCGGCCAGCCACTACCAGATGCCCTACAAAGCCACCGATGCCCTGGCCATGGGGGCGAGCATCGTTGCCAACGATATTTCCGACCTGGGCGAGCTGGCCCGGCAGGGTTATCTGCACTTGGCGCCGTTTGGCGACTGGGCGGCCATCGAGCAGGCCATTCGTCGCGTTTTTGCCGACCGCAGGCAGCGCCGGGCCATGCAGGAAGCCGGGCAGCGACTGTTCAGGCGGCAGTTTTCCTATGCCGCCATGCGCTCCGGTTTCGAGCTGGCCGCGCGCCGGGCATTGCACGAAAACCCCGAACAGGAGGAAGTATCTGAGGCGTTCTACGACTTCTTTGCTAACTTCTATCGCCAACGATGCCTGGTTGATGAGGACTTCGCGTTGCCGGGGAATGTCGCCGGCGAACTGGCCGAAGCGATCGCAACGCCGAGCCTGGACGAGCTGGATGAACCGGAGACCCTGGCCAATTTGCCCGAAGACGGTGTGGTGGCCGTTCTCCCCGCCGTGCATCGCGGGCGCGGTCTGGCCACCGCGCGGCGGCTGGTCGCCCGCGCCGGGCATCGGCTCAAGGTCTTGATGGTGCCGGTGGCATCGGAAAGTGAAGCGGTTGAGGTTGTCGATAAAGCCGTCTCGATTCTGCCGTTTCACTATTTGCTGGTCGTGGGGGAGGGGGGTTTCACGGGCGTCGACTGGCTGAAAAAGGCGCTGGCGGTGGGCGAGGGCGGTGATGGGCAGGTGCTGGCGCTCAATGGTGGGCAGGCGCCGGGGGAGTGTTCATCGTGTGTGATGCTTGGGCGTGCCTGGCTGGAGCAGCTGGAGGAAAGCATTTCGCAAGCCGAGAATCTGGCTGGGTGGATTTCGGGTGTGCAGCAGCGTGGTGCCGAAGACGGGGTGTTGGCGCAGGTGCCCGAGGCGGTGGTTTATGACCTGGCCGCTGCCGAGCAGGAGCTTGCCCGTTTCGAGCCCGAACAGACCGATTATTCGCCGGCGGTGGGTTGGTTTGAGCGATTGCGGGCCGCTGTGTGGCGCTTGTTGGGGTTGGAGCGCGGATCCGAGGTCCCGGATATCGGCTTGCGCCGATTCCGGGACGACATGACTCAGTCGGAGGCGCTGGCTACCGGGCCGCGTCGCTTTCGGGGCGACATGACTGAATCGGAGGCGTCGGATGCCGGTTTGCGTCGGTTCCGGGACGACAGGAATCAATCGGAGCCGGCGGGTGATGGCGCGCACCGGTTCCGGGACGGCGGGAGTGAATCGGAGGTTTCGGGTGCCGGCGGGGGGCGATTGCGAGACGGCATTGAGGTGATCGACGCTGAACAGTTGCGCCGGCTTGAGCGCGGCAGCGCCGACGACGTGGTGGTGATCATGCCGTCGATTAACCGCCGCCGCGCCATCGCCACGGCCCGCCACCTGGCCCAGCGCGCCGGCATGCCGGTGCGCATCGTGGTGGTGCTCGACAACCGGCGCCGTGGTTTTGTCGATACCCTGAATCGTACTGCCAGAAGGATTACCGCGCGCTACCTGGTTTACCTGGCCGAGGATGCCGTGGCCGGGCAGGATTGGCTGAAGATTTCCCATGATGAGCTTGAGGGCAGCGGAAAAGGCCTGCTGGCCTTCAATTGCGGAAAGTGGCACGGGCGCATTGCTGCCTTTGGAATGGTGCGCACGGAATGGGTAAGAAAATGCTATGGAAATCAAGTATTTCATGGTGGCTATCGTGCGCACAGGGCCGATAATGAACTGACTGTTATCGCCCGGGCTACCGACGAGTTTGTATACTGTCCTCAGGCCTTGCTTCTGGAGAACGATCCCGGAAAGCTGGTGTTGGACCAGGGTGTGGAGCAGTCGCACGCGGCCGATCGACGCCTGTTCCGTCAACGGTTCTCCAGGGCGTTTGACGGCCTGGCTGAGGCCGAAAGGCTGGCGGTGCTGGAAGCAGAGTACATCGATCCGGATCGTTCTCGCCTTCAATCAAATCATTGCCGGGTAAATACTTAA
- a CDS encoding choice-of-anchor Q domain-containing protein → MKIRIILFAALLSPAAAALGNTILVPSQQPTIQAGIDAASDGDTVLIAAGSYTPGLLEVNGKSITLRGDGGSSAVILDGGGQNSLLEILHVPAPGVTIEGITFQNGQAVQTREGGCMVILNSTAEVKDSRFEGCETDPLNQSNSGGAIKISNGSTARLEGNHFEDNRSYSQGGAVHYLNSTGEVIDNTFVSNVSQGGEVSGGGGLKVTNLAGSPIEVRGNTFTDNEASFAGGAISIFDGDAEIVSNELLNNGNARFGGALHFETGPVARILELHNNLFSGNYAVDRDDPELTTDFEQVSGGAAHINFIGGSSNSFTDSVARIIGNEFIGNSALDSRCSQGGGSSDDCGVGGGMEFLRGRNFEQEVRGNVFEDNLADTYAAANFDKVWLDFRENIIRDNRANFNHPGIGCVTDSPGTVTSCLIEANTFHGNGYVSSSTPTLNNAGVINVRRNSAEIYNNEIYDNVGHFALIFIRHEDIAGASTSVVHNTFFDNDAVSPNFGIVYIRGNGLIQSNTFQEGFRAVRIDDFDVGSTNIIRNNNIFNTSSGVARIKQPDDSIAQFNSVSNLNSQNEAEGNISVDSGFVSSAGQDFSLEETSPLVDAVECFSAVFRDRQGTERPFGENCDIGAWEFFIDFTIFSDRFESGNAW, encoded by the coding sequence ATGAAAATTCGGATAATTCTGTTTGCGGCTTTGTTGAGTCCGGCTGCTGCCGCTCTGGGCAATACGATTCTTGTGCCTTCTCAACAGCCCACGATTCAGGCTGGGATTGATGCAGCATCTGACGGAGATACAGTGCTGATTGCCGCGGGGTCGTACACCCCGGGACTGCTGGAGGTCAATGGGAAATCGATTACGCTGCGAGGTGATGGCGGATCCTCGGCGGTTATTCTGGATGGAGGAGGGCAGAATTCCCTGCTGGAAATACTTCATGTGCCCGCACCCGGCGTAACCATAGAGGGCATTACATTTCAAAACGGCCAGGCTGTGCAGACGCGGGAAGGTGGCTGTATGGTCATCTTGAACTCCACTGCTGAGGTTAAAGATAGCCGGTTCGAAGGTTGTGAGACTGACCCTCTCAATCAGAGCAATTCCGGTGGGGCCATCAAGATCAGCAATGGCAGCACTGCACGGCTGGAAGGTAACCATTTCGAAGATAACCGCAGCTATTCACAGGGCGGGGCGGTGCATTACCTGAATTCGACAGGTGAGGTGATCGATAACACTTTTGTCAGCAATGTGAGCCAGGGAGGCGAAGTGTCTGGAGGCGGTGGCCTCAAGGTGACAAATCTTGCAGGCTCACCCATTGAAGTGCGCGGCAACACGTTTACGGATAATGAGGCGAGTTTCGCTGGAGGCGCAATCAGTATTTTCGACGGAGATGCCGAAATAGTCTCCAACGAATTACTGAACAACGGTAATGCCCGGTTTGGTGGGGCACTACATTTCGAGACAGGTCCTGTGGCTCGAATCCTTGAGTTGCACAACAATTTATTTTCAGGCAACTATGCGGTGGATCGTGATGATCCAGAACTGACGACCGATTTCGAGCAGGTCTCTGGCGGTGCGGCCCATATCAATTTCATTGGCGGATCGTCGAACTCGTTTACCGACTCGGTTGCCCGAATTATCGGCAATGAGTTTATCGGCAATTCCGCTCTGGATAGTCGTTGCTCGCAGGGTGGGGGATCCAGCGATGACTGTGGAGTCGGCGGTGGAATGGAGTTTCTGCGGGGCCGAAACTTTGAGCAGGAGGTGCGCGGAAATGTCTTCGAGGACAATTTGGCTGATACCTATGCAGCTGCCAATTTCGACAAGGTCTGGCTGGATTTTAGGGAGAATATCATCCGTGACAATCGTGCCAACTTCAATCATCCCGGGATCGGGTGCGTGACAGATTCCCCTGGAACGGTGACTAGTTGCCTGATTGAGGCGAATACCTTCCATGGTAACGGTTATGTCAGTAGTAGCACCCCGACTTTGAATAATGCTGGCGTCATCAATGTAAGACGTAACAGCGCTGAGATCTATAATAATGAGATTTATGACAATGTTGGTCATTTTGCCTTGATTTTTATTCGGCATGAAGATATTGCCGGGGCAAGCACCAGCGTCGTACACAATACATTCTTCGATAATGATGCGGTCAGCCCCAACTTCGGGATTGTCTATATACGTGGGAACGGGCTGATCCAGTCCAATACTTTCCAGGAGGGGTTCAGGGCCGTTCGGATTGACGACTTTGATGTGGGCAGCACCAATATCATTCGCAACAACAATATTTTCAACACAAGCAGCGGGGTTGCGCGGATCAAGCAGCCCGATGATAGTATTGCCCAGTTCAATAGCGTGTCTAACCTGAACTCTCAGAATGAGGCCGAGGGAAATATCTCGGTAGATTCTGGCTTCGTGTCTTCAGCAGGCCAGGACTTTAGCCTTGAGGAAACCTCTCCGCTCGTTGATGCCGTCGAGTGCTTCAGTGCGGTATTCCGGGACCGACAAGGTACAGAACGACCATTTGGTGAAAATTGTGATATCGGTGCCTGGGAATTTTTCATTGATTTCACGATATTTTCCGATCGGTTTGAATCTGGTAATGCCTGGTGA
- a CDS encoding glycosyltransferase, which produces MSLAKYADALGISHDFSEPATTALVFVLDSAYLPGLRTLCYSLCVHKTLLDLPVVVISNDPAVVEDAFVNLIADRVRLISNEEIAEFRGISAKKVEKRLRLRWIPKYTYLKWFMFDEYGYDRHLFIDADIVCMKPIDELLDISEADLAGGPVFGKGLRQDKDGPLPPRQVDQKIWRFGFKKSPGGTRLNTGVLSVSKKLLTPTFRNELIAYAEQHQFSVEQVAVRSYVTETQQATLELISPVYNFNHFYVDRMSAPFQVKALGRIKLLHFAGAIDNPWTLSAPRTLPEFVWHEYEKNRIRDEAENGFA; this is translated from the coding sequence ATGTCTCTCGCCAAGTATGCTGATGCACTGGGAATCAGCCATGATTTCTCTGAGCCGGCCACGACAGCTCTCGTTTTTGTGCTCGATTCCGCGTATCTTCCTGGATTGCGGACTTTGTGCTATAGCCTGTGCGTACACAAGACATTGCTTGACCTCCCGGTCGTGGTCATCAGTAATGATCCGGCCGTGGTGGAGGATGCTTTTGTGAACCTCATTGCAGATCGGGTCAGGTTGATCAGCAATGAGGAGATCGCGGAGTTCCGGGGAATATCAGCGAAGAAGGTGGAGAAGCGGCTGCGCCTGCGCTGGATCCCCAAGTACACCTACCTGAAATGGTTCATGTTCGACGAATATGGTTACGATCGGCATTTGTTTATCGATGCCGACATTGTCTGCATGAAGCCAATTGATGAACTTCTGGACATTTCGGAGGCCGATCTCGCGGGTGGACCAGTGTTCGGTAAGGGGTTGCGGCAAGATAAGGATGGGCCGTTGCCGCCCCGCCAGGTAGATCAGAAAATCTGGCGCTTCGGATTCAAAAAGTCGCCTGGCGGCACCAGACTTAATACGGGGGTTTTGTCAGTTTCAAAGAAGCTGTTAACACCGACATTCCGAAACGAACTTATTGCGTATGCTGAGCAACATCAGTTCTCGGTGGAGCAGGTGGCGGTGCGCTCGTATGTGACAGAAACACAGCAGGCAACGCTCGAGCTCATTTCACCTGTCTACAATTTCAATCACTTCTATGTGGACAGGATGTCTGCACCATTCCAGGTCAAGGCGCTGGGGCGAATCAAGCTGTTGCATTTTGCCGGTGCGATCGACAATCCCTGGACTCTTTCTGCCCCGCGCACGCTGCCGGAGTTCGTGTGGCACGAATATGAAAAGAATCGCATACGCGATGAAGCAGAGAATGGCTTTGCATGA
- a CDS encoding sulfotransferase domain-containing protein yields MSSGVLTLHLGLPKTGTTWLQEKVLPSAVGLNVIYKKFQPEFSYAIHRFLIHGEWRDRIDVSQLAELVNAERTIFTDENVSIPMQGIWTGKGCRPDRVAHNAQLLATELGGCEIRLMMTLRRQDTWLASRYAESAKHFEEPGQEDFERLVSRVLERNSRSKSWLYFDQVFWAFSGFLNEEQMIFLTQEELAEDPDSCMERLAAFLDVSFSEKPGLKKKRVNRLHVRPNVWKMKNWDDLKVQLREEVSADVLAHFAESNRRFTGLTGVDLSELEYY; encoded by the coding sequence ATGAGTAGCGGTGTGCTGACTCTTCATCTGGGCTTGCCGAAAACGGGAACGACCTGGCTCCAGGAGAAAGTGCTTCCCTCGGCCGTGGGGCTGAATGTCATCTACAAGAAGTTTCAGCCGGAGTTCTCTTATGCCATCCACAGGTTTCTTATCCATGGTGAATGGCGAGATCGCATCGATGTGAGTCAGCTTGCTGAGCTCGTGAACGCGGAGCGAACCATTTTCACGGATGAGAATGTCTCGATTCCCATGCAGGGGATCTGGACGGGGAAGGGGTGTCGCCCTGATCGGGTGGCTCATAATGCACAGTTGCTGGCGACTGAGCTGGGTGGATGCGAGATTCGGCTGATGATGACCCTGCGGCGTCAGGATACCTGGCTGGCTTCTAGATATGCAGAGTCGGCCAAGCATTTCGAAGAGCCGGGGCAGGAGGATTTTGAAAGGCTTGTCAGTCGGGTGCTGGAAAGGAATTCAAGAAGCAAGAGCTGGCTATATTTTGATCAGGTTTTCTGGGCATTTTCCGGTTTCCTGAATGAAGAGCAGATGATTTTCCTGACCCAGGAAGAGCTCGCAGAAGATCCAGATAGCTGTATGGAACGTCTGGCAGCCTTTCTGGATGTTTCGTTTTCAGAGAAGCCTGGCTTGAAAAAGAAGCGTGTAAATCGCCTCCACGTCAGGCCGAATGTGTGGAAAATGAAGAACTGGGATGATTTAAAGGTGCAGTTGCGTGAAGAGGTATCAGCAGATGTTTTGGCGCATTTTGCCGAGTCCAACCGACGGTTCACCGGGTTGACCGGGGTGGACCTGTCGGAGCTGGAATATTATTGA